A region of the Neomicrococcus lactis genome:
GGTTCGCGGTGCGTTCAATGACGTGCAAGGCCAGTTTGATTTCGATGCAAACGATATTTCGAAGACGAAGGTCGAACTCAAGGTCCGCGTTGAGAGCATCGATACCCGCAACGCCGATCGTGACAACCACTTGCGCACCAATGACTTCTTTGACGCGCCAACGCACCCGTACATCACCTTCGTTGGCAACAACGTTGACCAGGTGGATGAAAACTCGTTCATCATTTCCGGTGACTTGACCATCCGTGGCGTCACGAAGCCCATCACTGTTCCTCTCGAGCTCACGGGCATCCAGAAGGACCAGAATGGCGACATGC
Encoded here:
- a CDS encoding YceI family protein, yielding MTELDSSLSGIWNLDPTHSRVGFQARHAMVTKVRGAFNDVQGQFDFDANDISKTKVELKVRVESIDTRNADRDNHLRTNDFFDAPTHPYITFVGNNVDQVDENSFIISGDLTIRGVTKPITVPLELTGIQKDQNGDMRAGFEGSRRIDRRDYGLEWNVPLDQGGVLVSERISLEFELSAVKQG